From the genome of Methylomonas sp. UP202, one region includes:
- a CDS encoding Ig-like domain-containing protein, producing MNTQVMKAFYVLVLLLGLAGSGQSAANVLDENCVVNILNRTVQVGKDGAWSMPNVPSQMGRVRARATCTKLGDTFSGESDYFNIVQNGIVNVPDITFENIEPIPVSLKVSEPTVETLSSQGATAQLKVEATYRDGTVKNVTASSNGTNYSSSNPAIVSVNAEGLVTAVSSGSVLITARKDEVVAFKRISVSTTGDADNDGLPDDFELANGLNPNDPLDAQEDPDNDGLTTKREYQLGTNFRLADTDGDGLSDGIEVAGSNGYTTDPLKADSDGDGVNDNDEILAGYNPTDGTDGGGRSFVELIVAPANPTMTFNTVYNEANLQVKVSGKRGNGTLEDITAKSTGTSYSSSNLSVVSFGAKDGLLFAGQAGTANLTVRNGGLEKTVTVTVGSFSPTALSSISIPGYANNVDVAGDFAYVAAGSKGLQIVNVANHAGPTIVGSLDTAGTAIDVRVVGNVVYLADGEDGLQIIDVSDPANPLLLASYETAGVAQDVKIDNQFAYVADGNGGLEIVDVHKPAQPIAAGSLGGLGEAKGVDAQGNIVAVVAGTSLHIIDVTDKANPVKKGSLSIGPVKDVAVKDRYAYVSAYTSGFKAVNIGDPTNPTIVASDAAFYPYDVELTDSFAFFAEVLFVNSVPYVNIEDPESAVFQGTVDFRNFNDYNGTGVALDSNYVYLTASSSISDFEANGTSTLLIGQYRLTEDKGGVAPTIEISEPPQDTVVVEGKKVTVTATADDDIGVKSVSFIVDGQTVYTDTSRPYQYPVTVPFGTVGNTITVVAKAIDFGGNEQTSTNLTLTVQADTDRDGLSDEQEAIYGSNVNDTDSDDDGLSDGDEVDMHTNPIDTDSDDDGVPDGTEVQNGTDPLNPDVTPPTVSVTSPADASIDIPENNPIIVSFGEPLSAKSINADSITVFQGLLEGGAKIAGKVRLSSDGLQLIFTPSDLLADYTEYKVVVAGVRDRAGNPIATPYSFHYKTGNTVDTTPPTVAAIDPAANSTGVAVNVVVGIRFSEPVHGDTVNDQSVQLYDQVTGQQILGVVTLNGDGQSATFVPNVALAVGRQHRIAVTNAIKDLFGNPLGYVNYYFTTSFDRDANGPRILGFSVGAAQLDVPTNAVLQVQFDEPVSGLSLSGVELRKGGDAIATTRELSGDRKTLTLKLQQPLLANTGYSLHVEGVEDLSGNVLGTAQDRSFTTGAGADLLSTSVVQYSPANNTSGIGLNSPVVITFAERLNPLALNSDTIALYDAVTGQRPSASYALSADGKTVTLTPNAALTANRQYYIYISNWAPLPDQAGNRINYANWYFRTGSASDQEVPLVSGQNIVDGASGIAVNAKLRFVLDEPISAFSVAGSVRLSVGGVDVAGTASLGSDNRTITFTPSSTLAINSDYTVVLDGLYDYIGNRLSTVTSHFTTGASAIADTTGAMVTISPANAATGVSASAPITFSFSEAIDPTTLDSGIAISASGYSGQLAGSFAQSGNVVTFSPLTPLPGNTQINITVNGVLDLAGNSNSYRYQYFTTGTGGDNTAPQLLSITPNDGAMDVYGNNPIVLTFSESLNQSTVSNNVGLFVNGDVVRPSISYSADSRTVTLNYNLPASALVTVLLTDDIKDLSGNRLADTVKVFTTAAANDTGRPSIATALPGNGAYNVLSKNKIVLYSNEALKASSLAGALHVSQNGVLITGNLQLIGDGRTLVYTPAQPWAKDARIEVFLDSTAQDLSGNALNSFYTSFRTEEDPATKTPYVLALNTDDGITLPLNPAIELQFNEALDPATVDNSRFVLRNYYYGAEIPATVSLLKGNRVVRLVPNAALQANQGYQIGIRAGVKDASGAESTYNSDYLWYFATAVGATADSIAPKVTALSPIDGAGQVGINNRVSIRFDEAVSPLSFLGDDGDQPLAQVPNYDARSYSLSFSDGNRQVSYLPHEPWPVDSDVTLTVDQPQDYAGNAVVSRSSQFSTGNGPDTASPSVVEWSMAASATNVPVNAVFKARMSEAIDPVTVNDGGLYLYDTVTGQHVPASLDLSTDGRTLTLVPTQALAVGRNYYFYVYSVQDMNGNNAYQSRYFTAALTADNLAPNVVGYSIVADQLDVPTNAVLQVQFDEPVSGLSLSGVELRKGGDAIAVTRELSGDRKTLTLKLQQPLLANTGYSLHVEGVEDLSGNVLGTAQDRSFTTGAGADLLSTSVVQYSPANNTSGIGLNSPVVITFAERLNPLALNSDTIALYDAVTGQRPSASYALSADGKTVTLTPNAALTANRQYYIYISNWAPLPDQAGNRINYANWYFRTGSASDQEVPLVSGQNIVDGASGIAVNAKLRFVLDEPISAFSVAGSVRLSVGGVDVAGTASLGSDNRTITFTPSSTLAINSDYTVVLDGLYDYIGNRLSTVTSHFTTGASAIADTTGAMVTISPANAATGVSASAPITFSFSEAIDPTTLDSGIAISASGYSGQLAGSFAQSGNVVTFSPLTPLPGNTQINITVNGVLDLAGNSNSYRYQYFTTGTGGDNTAPQLLSITPNDGAMDVYGNNPIVLTFSESLNQSTVSNNVGLFVNGDVVRPSISYSADSRTVTLNYNLPASALVTVLLTDDIKDLSGNRLADTVKVFTTAAANDTGRPSIATALPGNGAYNVLSKNKIVLYSNEALKASSLAGALHVSQNGVLITGNLQLIGDGRTLVYTPAQPWAKDARIEVFLDSTAQDLSGNALNSFYTSFRTEEDPATKTPYVLALNTDDGITLPLNPAIELQFNEALDPATVDNSRFVLRNYYYGAEIPATVSLLKGNRVVRLVPNAALQANQGYQIGIRAGVKDASGAESTYNSDYLWYFATAVGATADSIAPKVTALSPIDGAGQVGINNRVSIRFDEAVSPLSFLGDDGDQPLAQVPNYDARSYSLSFSDGNRQVSYLPHEPWPVDSDVTLTVDQPQDYAGNAVVSRSSQFSTGNGPDTASPSVVEWSMAASATNVPVNAVFKARMSEAIDPVTVNDGGLYLYDTVTGQHVPASLDLSTDGRTLTLVPTQALAVGRNYYFYVYSVQDMNGNNAYQSRYFTAALTADNLAPNVVGYSIVADQLDVPTNAVLQVQFDEPVSGLSLSGVELRKGGDAIAVTRELSGDRKTLTLKLQQPLLANTGYSLHVEGVEDLSGNVLGTAQDRSFTTGAGADLLSTSVVQYSPANNTSGIGLNSPVVITFAERLNPLALNSDTIALYDAVTGQRPSASYALSADGKTVTLTPNAALTANRQYYIYISNWAPLPDQAGNRINYANWYFRTGTE from the coding sequence ATGAACACTCAGGTCATGAAAGCTTTTTATGTGTTGGTCTTGTTGTTGGGGCTTGCTGGAAGCGGGCAATCGGCGGCCAACGTGCTGGATGAGAACTGCGTCGTCAATATTCTCAACCGAACCGTACAGGTCGGCAAGGATGGTGCTTGGTCGATGCCTAACGTGCCCTCGCAAATGGGCCGGGTCAGAGCCAGGGCGACTTGCACCAAGCTGGGCGACACCTTCTCCGGAGAAAGCGATTACTTCAATATTGTCCAAAACGGCATCGTTAACGTGCCGGACATTACGTTTGAGAATATTGAACCCATCCCTGTTAGCCTGAAGGTCAGCGAACCCACAGTCGAAACTCTCTCCAGCCAAGGCGCAACCGCGCAGTTAAAGGTTGAAGCGACCTACCGCGACGGTACCGTCAAAAACGTCACCGCCTCCTCGAACGGTACAAACTATAGTTCCAGCAACCCGGCTATTGTGTCGGTCAACGCCGAAGGCTTGGTTACCGCAGTCTCCAGCGGTAGCGTATTGATCACTGCCCGGAAGGATGAAGTCGTCGCCTTCAAACGCATCAGCGTGTCGACAACCGGAGATGCCGATAACGACGGTCTGCCGGACGATTTCGAGCTGGCCAACGGTTTGAACCCGAACGATCCTCTCGACGCGCAAGAAGACCCCGATAACGACGGTTTGACGACCAAACGCGAGTACCAGTTGGGCACTAATTTCCGTTTGGCGGATACCGACGGCGACGGCTTAAGCGACGGCATTGAAGTCGCCGGCTCCAACGGCTACACCACCGATCCGCTGAAAGCCGACAGCGACGGCGACGGTGTAAACGACAACGATGAAATCCTCGCCGGTTACAACCCGACCGACGGTACTGACGGCGGCGGTCGCAGTTTTGTCGAGCTGATCGTCGCGCCGGCCAATCCGACGATGACGTTCAATACGGTTTATAACGAGGCCAATTTACAGGTGAAAGTGTCCGGCAAGCGCGGAAACGGCACGCTTGAGGACATTACCGCTAAATCCACCGGCACTAGTTACAGCTCCAGCAACTTGAGCGTTGTTAGCTTCGGTGCCAAGGACGGTTTATTGTTTGCAGGCCAGGCCGGAACCGCGAATTTAACGGTTCGTAACGGCGGATTGGAAAAAACCGTCACAGTCACCGTCGGTTCGTTCAGCCCGACCGCGCTATCGTCGATTTCAATCCCCGGTTATGCCAACAATGTCGATGTTGCCGGCGATTTTGCCTATGTTGCCGCTGGAAGCAAGGGCTTACAAATCGTTAACGTTGCCAACCATGCCGGCCCGACTATAGTTGGTAGCCTGGATACTGCGGGTACCGCGATCGACGTCAGGGTGGTTGGTAACGTGGTTTATCTTGCCGACGGCGAAGATGGTTTGCAGATTATTGACGTCAGCGATCCGGCCAATCCTCTTCTACTCGCCTCTTACGAAACGGCGGGCGTCGCGCAAGACGTCAAAATCGACAACCAATTCGCCTACGTTGCCGACGGTAACGGTGGCCTGGAAATCGTGGATGTCCATAAACCCGCGCAACCGATCGCGGCTGGCTCTCTCGGTGGACTCGGCGAAGCTAAAGGTGTGGATGCGCAAGGTAATATCGTGGCCGTGGTCGCTGGAACTTCGCTGCATATCATTGATGTAACCGACAAAGCCAATCCTGTTAAAAAAGGCAGCCTTAGTATCGGTCCGGTAAAAGACGTTGCCGTCAAGGACCGTTACGCGTATGTCTCGGCCTATACCTCCGGCTTCAAGGCAGTCAATATCGGCGACCCGACCAATCCGACCATCGTCGCGTCCGATGCGGCGTTTTATCCGTACGACGTTGAATTGACCGATAGCTTTGCGTTTTTCGCCGAAGTCTTGTTTGTCAATTCAGTCCCGTACGTCAATATCGAAGACCCGGAATCCGCGGTGTTTCAAGGCACTGTCGACTTTAGAAATTTCAACGACTACAACGGCACCGGCGTCGCGCTGGATTCCAACTACGTTTACCTGACCGCATCCAGTTCAATCTCCGATTTCGAAGCGAACGGTACCTCGACGTTATTGATCGGACAATACCGTTTGACAGAAGACAAGGGTGGCGTCGCGCCGACGATAGAGATCAGCGAGCCGCCGCAAGATACCGTTGTTGTCGAAGGCAAAAAGGTTACCGTGACGGCGACCGCCGATGACGATATCGGCGTGAAGTCGGTCTCGTTCATCGTAGACGGTCAAACGGTCTACACCGATACCTCTCGGCCTTATCAATATCCGGTAACCGTTCCGTTCGGCACCGTCGGCAACACGATAACCGTCGTGGCCAAGGCAATCGATTTCGGCGGTAACGAGCAAACTTCAACCAATTTAACCTTGACCGTGCAAGCGGATACCGACCGCGACGGTTTGAGCGACGAGCAAGAAGCCATTTACGGTTCTAACGTTAACGACACCGATTCCGACGACGATGGTCTTTCCGACGGCGACGAAGTCGACATGCACACCAACCCGATCGATACCGATTCCGACGACGACGGCGTTCCCGACGGGACCGAGGTGCAAAACGGTACCGATCCTTTGAATCCCGACGTAACGCCGCCGACGGTGTCCGTAACGTCGCCGGCCGACGCATCGATCGACATTCCGGAGAACAATCCGATCATTGTCAGCTTCGGCGAGCCTTTGTCCGCCAAATCGATTAATGCCGATTCCATTACCGTTTTTCAAGGTTTGTTGGAAGGGGGCGCCAAGATTGCCGGGAAGGTGCGACTGTCGAGCGACGGCTTGCAACTGATTTTTACGCCCTCCGATTTGTTGGCGGACTATACCGAATATAAGGTTGTAGTCGCCGGAGTGCGCGATCGCGCGGGAAATCCGATCGCGACTCCCTATTCGTTCCATTACAAAACCGGAAACACTGTCGATACGACGCCGCCCACGGTAGCGGCTATCGACCCAGCCGCCAACAGTACCGGCGTAGCAGTCAATGTTGTAGTCGGTATCCGCTTTAGCGAACCGGTGCATGGAGATACCGTTAACGATCAAAGCGTTCAACTCTACGATCAAGTCACGGGGCAACAAATTCTCGGCGTCGTAACGCTAAACGGCGACGGGCAAAGCGCGACCTTCGTTCCGAACGTCGCGTTGGCGGTTGGGCGGCAACACCGGATAGCCGTCACTAACGCCATCAAGGACTTGTTCGGAAACCCACTGGGCTACGTCAATTACTACTTCACGACCTCGTTTGACCGAGACGCGAATGGGCCACGCATCCTTGGATTCAGCGTCGGCGCAGCTCAACTCGACGTCCCGACGAACGCAGTGCTGCAAGTACAATTCGACGAACCGGTGAGCGGTTTGAGCCTGAGTGGGGTGGAACTGCGCAAGGGCGGCGACGCGATCGCGACGACGCGCGAGCTGAGCGGCGACCGGAAAACCCTGACGTTGAAACTGCAACAACCGCTGCTGGCGAACACCGGCTACAGCCTGCACGTCGAAGGCGTGGAAGACCTGAGCGGCAACGTACTGGGCACGGCACAGGACAGAAGCTTCACGACCGGCGCGGGCGCCGACCTGCTCTCGACCAGCGTGGTGCAATACAGTCCGGCCAACAACACCAGCGGCATCGGCCTGAACAGCCCGGTGGTGATCACCTTTGCCGAACGGCTCAACCCGCTGGCATTGAACAGCGACACGATCGCGCTGTACGACGCGGTGACCGGGCAACGGCCGAGCGCGAGCTACGCGCTGAGCGCCGACGGCAAAACCGTCACGCTGACGCCGAATGCCGCGTTGACCGCCAACCGGCAGTATTATATTTACATCAGTAACTGGGCACCGCTACCGGACCAAGCCGGCAATCGGATCAACTACGCCAACTGGTACTTCCGGACCGGAAGCGCCAGCGACCAGGAAGTACCGCTGGTCAGCGGTCAAAACATCGTTGACGGCGCCAGCGGCATCGCGGTCAACGCCAAACTGCGCTTCGTGCTGGACGAACCGATCAGCGCCTTCAGCGTCGCCGGCAGCGTCCGGCTCAGCGTCGGCGGCGTCGACGTGGCCGGCACCGCCAGCCTGGGTAGCGACAACCGGACCATCACCTTCACCCCGAGCAGCACGCTGGCGATCAACAGCGACTACACCGTCGTGCTGGATGGCCTGTACGACTATATCGGCAACCGGCTGAGCACCGTAACCAGCCACTTCACGACCGGCGCCAGCGCCATCGCCGACACCACCGGCGCGATGGTAACGATCAGCCCGGCCAACGCCGCCACCGGCGTTAGCGCCAGCGCGCCGATCACCTTCAGCTTCAGCGAAGCGATCGACCCGACCACCCTGGACAGCGGCATCGCCATCAGCGCCAGCGGCTATAGCGGCCAACTGGCCGGCAGCTTCGCGCAAAGCGGCAACGTCGTCACCTTCAGCCCATTGACCCCGCTGCCCGGCAACACCCAGATCAACATCACCGTCAACGGCGTCCTCGATCTGGCCGGCAACAGCAACAGCTACCGCTACCAATACTTCACCACCGGCACCGGCGGCGACAATACCGCGCCGCAACTGCTATCCATCACCCCGAACGACGGCGCGATGGACGTTTACGGCAACAACCCGATCGTCCTGACCTTCTCCGAATCGCTCAACCAAAGCACGGTCAGCAACAACGTCGGCTTGTTCGTCAACGGTGACGTCGTCAGACCGTCGATCAGCTACTCGGCCGACAGCCGCACCGTCACTCTCAACTACAACCTGCCGGCCTCGGCCCTGGTGACCGTCCTGCTGACCGACGACATCAAAGACCTCAGCGGCAACCGGTTAGCCGACACCGTCAAAGTCTTCACGACCGCCGCGGCCAACGACACCGGCCGGCCTAGCATCGCCACCGCCTTACCCGGCAACGGCGCCTACAACGTGCTGTCCAAAAACAAAATCGTGCTGTACAGCAACGAAGCGCTCAAAGCCAGCAGCCTGGCCGGCGCGCTGCACGTCTCGCAAAACGGCGTCCTGATCACCGGCAACCTGCAACTGATCGGCGACGGCCGTACCCTGGTCTACACCCCGGCGCAGCCCTGGGCGAAAGACGCGCGGATCGAAGTATTCCTGGACAGCACCGCCCAAGACCTGAGCGGCAATGCCCTGAACAGCTTCTACACCTCGTTCCGGACCGAAGAAGACCCGGCGACGAAAACCCCGTACGTCCTGGCGTTGAACACCGACGACGGCATCACGCTGCCGCTGAACCCGGCGATCGAGCTGCAGTTCAACGAAGCGCTAGATCCGGCCACGGTCGACAACAGCCGCTTCGTCCTGCGCAACTACTACTACGGCGCCGAAATACCGGCCACGGTCAGCCTGCTGAAAGGCAACCGCGTCGTCAGGCTCGTGCCCAACGCCGCGTTGCAAGCCAACCAAGGCTATCAAATCGGCATCCGCGCCGGGGTCAAAGACGCCAGCGGCGCCGAATCGACCTACAACAGCGACTACCTCTGGTACTTCGCGACGGCGGTCGGCGCCACGGCGGACAGCATCGCGCCGAAAGTCACGGCGCTCAGTCCGATCGACGGCGCCGGCCAAGTCGGCATCAACAACCGCGTCTCGATCCGCTTCGACGAAGCGGTCAGCCCGCTGAGCTTCCTCGGCGACGACGGCGACCAGCCGCTGGCGCAAGTGCCGAACTACGATGCGCGTAGCTACTCGCTCAGCTTCAGCGACGGCAACCGGCAAGTCAGCTACCTGCCGCACGAACCGTGGCCGGTGGACAGCGACGTCACGCTAACGGTGGATCAACCCCAAGACTACGCCGGCAACGCCGTGGTCAGCCGGAGCAGCCAATTCAGCACCGGCAACGGTCCGGACACCGCCTCGCCCAGCGTCGTGGAATGGAGCATGGCCGCGAGCGCGACCAACGTCCCGGTCAACGCCGTCTTCAAAGCACGGATGAGCGAAGCGATCGACCCGGTCACGGTCAACGACGGCGGTTTGTACCTGTACGACACCGTCACCGGCCAGCACGTCCCGGCGAGCCTCGACCTGAGCACCGACGGCCGCACGCTCACCCTCGTGCCGACGCAAGCCTTGGCGGTAGGACGCAACTACTACTTCTACGTCTACTCCGTTCAAGACATGAACGGCAACAACGCCTATCAGAGCCGCTACTTCACGGCGGCACTGACGGCGGACAACCTGGCGCCCAACGTCGTCGGCTACAGCATCGTCGCCGACCAACTTGACGTCCCGACGAACGCAGTGCTGCAAGTGCAATTCGACGAACCGGTGAGTGGTTTGAGCCTGAGTGGAGTGGAACTGCGCAAGGGCGGCGACGCGATCGCGGTGACCCGCGAGCTGAGCGGCGACCGGAAAACCCTGACGTTGAAACTGCAACAACCGCTGCTGGCGAACACCGGCTACAGCCTGCACGTCGAAGGCGTGGAAGACCTGAGCGGCAACGTACTGGGCACGGCACAGGACAGAAGCTTCACGACCGGCGCGGGCGCCGACCTGCTCTCGACCAGCGTGGTGCAATACAGTCCGGCCAACAACACCAGCGGCATCGGCCTGAACAGCCCGGTGGTGATCACCTTTGCCGAACGGCTCAACCCGCTGGCATTGAACAGCGACACGATCGCGCTGTACGACGCGGTGACCGGGCAACGGCCGAGCGCGAGCTACGCGCTGAGCGCCGACGGCAAAACCGTCACGCTGACGCCGAATGCCGCGTTGACCGCCAACCGGCAGTATTATATTTACATCAGTAACTGGGCACCGCTACCGGACCAAGCCGGCAATCGGATCAACTACGCCAACTGGTACTTCCGGACCGGAAGCGCCAGCGACCAGGAAGTACCGCTGGTCAGCGGTCAAAACATCGTTGACGGCGCCAGCGGCATCGCGGTCAACGCCAAACTGCGCTTCGTGCTGGACGAACCGATCAGCGCCTTCAGCGTCGCCGGCAGCGTCCGGCTCAGCGTCGGCGGCGTCGACGTGGCCGGCACCGCCAGCCTGGGTAGCGACAACCGGACCATCACCTTCACCCCGAGCAGCACGCTGGCGATCAACAGCGACTACACCGTCGTGCTGGATGGCCTGTACGACTATATCGGCAACCGGCTGAGCACCGTAACCAGCCACTTCACGACCGGCGCCAGCGCCATCGCCGACACCACCGGCGCGATGGTAACGATCAGCCCGGCCAACGCCGCCACCGGCGTTAGCGCCAGCGCGCCGATCACCTTCAGCTTCAGCGAAGCGATCGACCCGACCACCCTGGACAGCGGCATCGCCATCAGCGCCAGCGGCTATAGCGGCCAACTGGCCGGCAGCTTCGCGCAAAGCGGCAACGTCGTCACCTTCAGCCCATTGACCCCGCTGCCCGGCAACACCCAGATCAACATCACCGTCAACGGCGTCCTCGATCTGGCCGGCAACAGCAACAGCTACCGCTACCAATACTTCACCACCGGCACCGGCGGCGACAATACCGCGCCGCAACTGCTATCCATCACCCCGAACGACGGCGCGATGGACGTTTACGGCAACAACCCGATCGTCCTGACCTTCTCCGAATCGCTCAACCAAAGCACGGTCAGCAACAACGTCGGCTTGTTCGTCAACGGTGACGTCGTCAGACCGTCGATCAGCTACTCGGCCGACAGCCGCACCGTCACTCTCAACTACAACCTGCCGGCCTCGGCCCTGGTGACCGTCCTGCTGACCGACGACATCAAAGACCTCAGCGGCAACCGGTTAGCCGACACCGTCAAAGTCTTCACGACCGCCGCGGCCAACGACACCGGCCGGCCTAGCATCGCCACCGCCTTACCCGGCAACGGCGCCTACAACGTGCTGTCCAAAAACAAAATCGTGCTGTACAGCAACGAAGCGCTCAAAGCCAGCAGCCTGGCCGGCGCGCTGCACGTCTCGCAAAACGGCGTCCTGATCACCGGCAACCTGCAACTGATCGGCGACGGCCGTACCCTGGTCTACACCCCGGCGCAGCCCTGGGCGAAAGACGCGCGGATCGAAGTATTCCTGGACAGCACCGCCCAAGACCTGAGCGGCAATGCCCTGAACAGCTTCTACACCTCGTTCCGGACCGAAGAAGACCCGGCGACGAAAACCCCGTACGTCCTGGCGTTGAACACCGACGACGGCATCACGCTGCCGCTGAACCCGGCGATCGAGCTGCAGTTCAACGAAGCGCTAGATCCGGCCACGGTCGACAACAGCCGCTTCGTCCTGCGCAACTACTACTACGGCGCCGAAATACCGGCCACGGTCAGCCTGCTGAAAGGCAACCGCGTCGTCAGGCTCGTGCCCAACGCCGCGTTGCAAGCCAACCAAGGCTATCAAATCGGCATCCGCGCCGGGGTCAAAGACGCCAGCGGCGCCGAATCGACCTACAACAGCGACTACCTCTGGTACTTCGCGACGGCGGTCGGCGCCACGGCGGACAGCATCGCGCCGAAAGTCACGGCGCTCAGTCCGATCGACGGCGCCGGCCAAGTCGGCATCAACAACCGCGTCTCGATCCGCTTCGACGAAGCGGTCAGCCCGCTGAGCTTCCTCGGCGACGACGGCGACCAGCCGCTGGCGCAAGTGCCGAACTACGATGCGCGTAGCTACTCGCTCAGCTTCAGCGACGGCAACCGGCAAGTCAGCTACCTGCCGCACGAACCGTGGCCGGTGGACAGCGACGTCACGCTAACGGTGGATCAACCCCAAGACTACGCCGGCAACGCCGTGGTCAGCCGGAGCAGCCAATTCAGCACCGGCAACGGTCCGGACACCGCCTCGCCCAGCGTCGTGGAATGGAGCATGGCCGCGAGCGCGACCAACGTCCCGGTCAACGCCGTCTTCAAAGCACGGATGAGCGAAGCGATCGACCCGGTCACGGTCAACGACGGCGGTTTGTACCTGTACGACACCGTCACCGGCCAGCACGTCCCGGCGAGCCTCGACCTGAGCACCGACGGCCGCACGCTCACCCTCGTGCCGACGCAAGCCTTGGCGGTAGGACGCAACTACTACTTCTACGTCTACTCCGTTCAAGACATGAACGGCAACAACGCCTATCAGAGCCGCTACTTCACGGCGGCACTGACGGCGGACAACCTGGCGCCCAACGTCGTCGGCTACAGCATCGTCGCCGACCAACTTGACGTCCCGACGAACGCAGTGCTGCAAGTGCAATTCGACGAACCGGTGAGTGGTTTGAGCCTGAGTGGAGTGGAACTGCGCAAGGGCGGCGACGCGATCGCGGTGACCCGCGAGCTGAGCGGCGACCGGAAAACCCTGACGTTGAAACTGCAACAACCGCTGCTGGCGAACACCGGCTACAGCCTGCACGTCGAAGGCGTGGAAGACCTGAGCGGCAACGTACTGGGCACGGCACAGGACAGAAGCTTCACGACCGGCGCGGGCGCCGACCTGCTCTCGACCAGCGTGGTGCAATACAGTCCGGCCAACAACACCAGCGGCATCGGCCTGAACAGCCCGGTGGTGATCACCTTTGCCGAACGGCTCAACCCGCTGGCATTGAACAGCGACACGATCGCGCTGTACGACGCGGTGACCGGGCAACGGCCGAGCGCGAGCTACGCGCTGAGCGCCGACGGCAAAACCGTCACGCTGACGCCGAATGCCGCGTTGACCGCCAACCGGCAATATTATATTTACATCAGCAACTGGGCGCCGCTACCGGACCAAGCCGGCAATCGGATCAACTACGCCAACTGGTACTTCCGGACCGGGACGGAATAG
- a CDS encoding lysozyme, with the protein MASYRIPGPLQGLFDNDIDQVTLCRSLSPLPGPHILTTGYHCLFAEVSAGRSSLGGTSLQSDTNPAKELALSRDGLKLLKDIETLRVKPYDDQTGKEINAWVAGATVGYGHLIKAAEWNLYKNGITEFTASTLFGLDLTPFVTAVRSGITSSLEQHQFDALVMLAFNIGAGANGFAGSSVVKMINAPTLKTNYPNLEAARKAWNKSQGKVLKGLENRRACEWVVFSQGVYKKW; encoded by the coding sequence ATGGCGAGCTACCGCATTCCAGGCCCGTTACAAGGATTGTTCGACAACGATATCGACCAAGTCACGCTATGCCGGTCGCTTAGCCCATTACCCGGCCCGCACATACTCACGACTGGATACCACTGCTTGTTCGCGGAAGTCTCCGCCGGCAGGTCGAGCTTGGGTGGCACTTCGCTGCAAAGCGACACCAACCCCGCCAAGGAACTAGCCCTGAGCAGAGACGGATTGAAGCTATTGAAAGACATCGAAACATTGCGCGTAAAGCCATACGACGACCAAACCGGCAAGGAAATTAACGCATGGGTGGCGGGAGCAACCGTCGGTTACGGGCATTTAATCAAAGCCGCCGAATGGAATTTGTACAAGAACGGCATCACCGAGTTTACCGCGAGTACATTGTTCGGTCTGGACCTGACGCCGTTTGTCACGGCGGTTCGTAGCGGGATTACGAGTTCCTTGGAACAGCACCAGTTTGATGCCTTAGTGATGCTGGCTTTCAACATCGGCGCCGGTGCCAACGGCTTTGCCGGTTCCTCGGTGGTTAAGATGATCAACGCCCCCACCTTGAAAACCAATTATCCCAATCTGGAAGCCGCCCGGAAGGCTTGGAATAAGTCGCAAGGCAAGGTATTGAAAGGCTTGGAGAATCGCCGCGCATGCGAATGGGTGGTTTTTTCACAAGGCGTTTACAAAAAATGGTGA
- a CDS encoding lysozyme inhibitor LprI family protein has product MIGFRRRSALIAVVLSLSFNFAHAIDNPDTPDLTAEFLSRADAFEQAIYQHAQTTEQTDQAYRDYAEFLDKALNRAYSSLQKNLPEPSKQTLLRSQRLWLQFRDAELDFINGNWTTEQFGSSSAISRHGYRTALIKSRVLELLQYLKNY; this is encoded by the coding sequence ATGATCGGATTCCGTCGCCGTTCCGCGTTGATCGCGGTTGTGTTGAGCTTAAGTTTTAATTTCGCGCACGCGATCGACAACCCCGACACCCCGGATCTTACAGCGGAATTCCTATCTCGCGCCGATGCGTTCGAACAGGCAATTTACCAACACGCGCAAACCACGGAACAAACCGATCAGGCTTACCGCGACTACGCAGAGTTTTTGGATAAGGCGCTTAACCGCGCGTATTCATCTCTGCAGAAAAATCTGCCCGAACCGAGCAAACAAACCTTGTTGCGTTCGCAACGCTTATGGCTACAATTTCGCGATGCTGAACTGGATTTTATTAACGGAAATTGGACCACCGAGCAATTCGGCTCTTCTTCAGCGATTTCCCGTCACGGCTACCGGACCGCTCTGATCAAAAGCCGCGTATTGGAATTATTGCAATACCTAAAAAATTATTAG